One genomic segment of Rhinopithecus roxellana isolate Shanxi Qingling chromosome 6, ASM756505v1, whole genome shotgun sequence includes these proteins:
- the MRPS33 gene encoding 28S ribosomal protein S33, mitochondrial encodes MSSLSEYALRMSRLSARLFGEVVRPTDSKSMKVVKLFSELPLAKKKETYDWYPNHHTYAELMQTLRFLGLYRDEHQDFMDEQKRLKKLRGKEKPKKGEGKRAAKRK; translated from the exons ATGTCCTCCCTTTCAGAATATGCCTTGCGCATGTCTCGTCTCAGTGCCCGGCTATTTGGTGAAGTCGTCAGGCCTACTGATTCCAAGTCTATGAAAGTGGTGAAACTGTTTAGTGAACTGCCCTTGGCCAAGAAGAAGGAGACTTATGACTGGTATCCAAATCACCACACTTACGCTGAACTCATGCAGACACTCCGATTTCTTGGACTCTACAG AGATGAGCATCAGGATTTTATGGATGAGCAGAAACGACTAAAGAAGCTTCGTGGAAAGGAGAAAccaaagaaaggagaagggaaaagagcaGCAAAAAGGAAATAG